Proteins encoded in a region of the Quercus lobata isolate SW786 chromosome 8, ValleyOak3.0 Primary Assembly, whole genome shotgun sequence genome:
- the LOC115954918 gene encoding probable L-type lectin-domain containing receptor kinase VII.2: protein MLLKDLLHNHCHISLSLSLMSSPTLPLVLITITLVILSSTSGTEFIFNTNFNSTNLLLFGNATIQSSILGVTDETSFSIGRALYPSKIPTTSTKSSSLLSFSTSFIFSIAHVKNSLPGHGFAFILTPSTGINGTSSSQHLGLFNLTNDGKTDNHVLAIEFDVFKNQEFNDINDNHVGVDVNSLTSFTSYEAGFWRGENENEKFEVLKLNNGENYQVWIDYLDSRINVTMSPAGMERPRRALISEFVNLSSVLLDEMYAGFCAATGQLVEGHKILAWSFSNSKFSIGDALVTTNLPSFVTPKGSVFRSKGFIVGVSVGSLFVLGCGVLICIILYRRKRGEEREGLEDWEMEYWPHRISYQEIYAATKGFSEENVIGLGGHGKVYKGTLQGVEVAVKRISLESEHGMSEFLAEVSSLGRLKHRNLVGLRGWCKNEKCTLILVYDYMENGSLDKRIFERDESVMLNWQERMQVLKDVASGILYLHEGWEAKVLHRDIKASNVLLDKDMNARLGDFGLARMHHHGQLANTTRVVGTVGYMAPEVVRTGRASTQTDVFGFGILVLEVVCGKRPIEEGKPDLVDWVWRLMERGELHLGLDERLRSNGGFCIEEVERVLHLGLLCAYPDPRARPTMTQVVKVLEGANEGTESERDVMEVNLLDRIETIAMWSNFNQNLGGIGHPTFDEISWSATKSSSDIQVGR, encoded by the coding sequence ATGCTTTTGAAAGATCTTCTCCATAACCACTgccatatctctctctctctctctctaatgtcTTCCCCTACTCTCCCTCTTGTCCTGATCACCATAACACTTGTAATCCTCAGCTCAACTTCAGGCACTGAGTTCATCTTCAATACCAACTTCAATTCCACCAATCTCCTCCTCTTTGGCAATGCCACCATCCAATCCTCCATTCTCGGCGTTACTGATGAAACCTCCTTTTCCATAGGTCGTGCTTTATACCCTTCCAAAATCCCCACAACATCCACCAAATCTTCCTCTCTCCTCTCCTTCTCAACCTCCTTCATTTTCTCCATTGCACATGTCAAGAACTCCCTCCCCGGCCATGGCTTCGCCTTTATACTTACACCCTCTACAGGTATAAACGGTACAAGCTCAAGTCAGCATCTGGGTCTTTTCAACTTAACCAATGATGGTAAAACCGATAATCATGTCTTGGCTATCGAGTTCGATGTGTTTAAGAACCAAGAATTCAATGATATCAATGATAATCATGTTGGTGTAGATGTGAACTCGCTTACGTCTTTTACTTCATATGAAGCAGGGTTTTGGAGAGGAGAGAATGAGAATGAGAAGTTTGAGGTATTGAAGCTTAATAATGGGGAAAACTATCAAGTGTGGATTGACTATTTGGATTCGCGTATTAATGTTACTATGTCTCCTGCAGGCATGGAAAGGCCTCGGAGGGCCTTGATAAGTGAGTTTGTTAATCTCTCTAGTGTTCTTTTGGATGAAATGTATGCAGGGTTTTGCGCAGCAACTGGACAATTGGTTGAAGGTCATAAGATATTGGCTTGGAGCTTTAGTAATTCAAAATTTTCGATTGGGGATGCTTTGGTGACAACAAATTTGCCTTCGTTTGTGACTCCAAAAGGGTCAGTTTTTCGATCAAAAGGGTTTATTGTAGGGGTTAGTGTTGGTAGTCTTTTCGTACTGGGGTGTGGGGTTTTGATATGTATTATTTTGTATAGGAGGAAGAGGGGGGAGGAAAGGGAAGGGCTTGAAGATTGGGAAATGGAGTATTGGCCACATAGGATTAGTTACCAAGAGATTTATGCAGCAACGAAGGGGTTTTCTGAGGAGAATGTGATTGGGCTTGGAGGGCATGGGAAGGTTTATAAAGGGACTTTGCAAGGAGTAGAAGTTGCAGTGAAGAGAATCTCTCTCGAGAGTGAACATGGGATGAGTGAGTTTCTAGCTGAAGTTTCAAGCTTGGGGAGATTGAAGCATAGGAATTTGGTGGGATTGAGAGGTTGGTGCAAAAATGAGAAATGCACATTGATTTTGGTCTATGATTATATGGAAAATGGAAGTTTAGATAAGAGGATTTTCGAGCGTGATGAGAGTGTAATGTTGAATTGGCAGGAAAGGATGCAAGTTTTGAAAGATGTGGCTTCTGGAATTTTGTATTTGCATGAGGGTTGGGAAGCTAAAGTCTTGCATAGGGACATTAAGGCAAGCAATGTGTTACTTGACAAGGATATGAATGCAAGGCTAGGGGATTTTGGATTAGCCCGAATGCACCATCATGGGCAGTTGGCTAACACAACTCGAGTAGTTGGGACAGTGGGGTACATGGCACCAGAAGTGGTTCGAACTGGTCGAGCCTCAACTCAAACTGATGTGTTTGGTTTTGGGATATTGGTTCTTGAAGTGGTGTGTGGAAAAAGACCCATTGAAGAAGGGAAGCCAGACTTGGTTGATTGGGTATGGAGGCTAATGGAGAGAGGGGAATTGCATTTGGGTCTTGATGAGCGGTTAAGGTCCAATGGTGGTTTTTGCATTGAGGAAGTTGAGAGGGTACTTCATTTGGGTTTGTTATGTGCATATCCAGACCCTCGTGCTAGGCCTACAATGACACAAGTTGTGAAGGTATTGGAGGGAGCAAATGAGGGCACTGAGTCTGAAAGGGATGTAATGGAGGTGAATTTGCTTGATAGAATTGAAACAATTGCAATGTGGTCTAATTTTAATCAGAACCTTGGTGGCATAGGACACCCTACATTTGATGAAATTTCTTGGTCTGCTACAAAATCTAGCTCAGATATCCAAGTAGGTCGATGA